The Blastocatellia bacterium genomic sequence GTGGCCGAGGCTGCCGAGAAGGATGTGCCGCACGAAGCTGTCAGGCTCTATCTCGAAAGAGCCGAGCAGGAGATCGCCGGTCGTACGCGCGGTTCATACAACCTGGCCGCCAGCACCTTGAAAAAAGTCAGACCGCTCTTCATCAAGCTCCATACCGCGGCGGCCTGGGCGGAATACATCCAAGTCTTGCGTGAATCGCACAAGAACCTCCGCGCCCTGCAAGACGAGTTGCGCAAGACCGGCTTGTGAATTTGCCGGTGACATGCTGCCGATCATCGGTGTCCGCCAAGTTTAAAAGCGACCATTAAGCATGGCGCGCTCCCCGCGCCGCTTTGCAACTTTCCCGTGCGTTGCCGCGTATGTTTACCTGCCAACAAGGCTTGGTCTCTCAAAAAGCAATCTCAAGCAGACGGCGATTCGAGTTGAGTTGTTTTCTATCATGCAAGTCAGCACGAACCGACGGATTCGAGTTGAGTTGTTTTCTCTGATGAAGGCTCTTTCACCTGACCGACGCAATCGCTCAGGCCGGCATTTTCTTGCCGGCTGGCAATCGCGGCTGTCAGGTTTGCTGAGGCGAGGCGTCTAGCGCCCCGTTCTTTGCAACCTATGTCAAGCGGGCTTCCTTCGCGGAAGCCCTCGGCTTCGGCAGTCAAGCTTCGCCCCTGCGAGCCGACGCTGCCGGAACACAAAGATGATTCACGATTGCCGCGCGCTGGCGGCGCCCCGCTTTCACGCTCATCACGAAGGCGGCGCGCTGCACCCGCGCAGCAATTCCACACTGGTTCGATGGATCAGGTTCGGCTCAAGCGTGGCAACGCCCGCAAGCCGGTTCATTTGATCGTCAACGAATCGGAGAACGTGAATCGAATTTCGCTTGGCATAGGAGAGACCCGTGACCTCTGGACTTCCCACCAAACGCAAACGCGGCGGACAACCCGGAAACCGGAATTCTAAAGGCAAAGGCGGCGCGCCGTACGGCAACCAAAATGCCAGAGGCAATCATGGCGGCGCGCCACGCGGCAACCGCAATGCCTGCAAGAAACCACAACCGCCGCACCTCATCCTTCTCGAAGACTATCAGAATTACCCGCTGGCCATCGCCTGGATTCAAGCCAACGCCGAAGCGCTCGACGAAGCGAACTTCACGGCTGACCATCAGCGCGACCGCGCCCTCTTCGCGGTCTATCGCGGCTTGACCATTGAAGCGATTGTCAAGCACGGCAAAGAGTACGAGTACGGTCTCTATTCGCTGATCGACAGCGATGATGACCAGCAGGTGAAACGCGCGGCGTGAATTGGCGCGGGGCAACGACGACTTGAAAACGGATCTTGAATCGGAGGCGCGAGTTGATGTCTGGCAAAAGCAAAGGGCGATTCATCGAAGAACAAGCGTTCTATGACGGCACGCAAGGCGTCGGCACGGATGCCGGGCTTACGGGCATCGATGCTCGCTGCGCCGAGCAACAGGCTCGCGTTCGCGGCGACGCTGCAAGCCGCTGTCATCGGCTCGAAGCCGAAATCGAATCGCTCACGCAACGTCAGGCAGATACTGCCGGCCACTGGCGCAAGCTCGAAGCCCGTACCGATGGCTTGCCGCCGCAGGTTGTGCAACCGTTGCTCGCCATTCTGTCTGCGGTGGCGGCCAGCTACGGCGAGGCGATCTTGCTTGCGTCAGTGATGGATGGCTTTGGCATTGCCGATCTCGACGATCAACGGCTGGCCGCCGGGGTGCTCGTCTTCTGTGCCGGCGGTTTCTGCAAGCTGGCGATGCATATGCTCGGCCTGGCCGCCGATCAGCAGTCGCCAGAACACCCAGGCGCAGCAAGCCGGGCGCAGCAGATCAAACAGATCGTCATCAAGACCCTGCTGGTCTGCTTCACGCTGGCGCTGGTCTTTGCCCTCGGCAGCTTTCGCGCTGGCGAAATGATTTTCGCCGCTTCGCTGCAACACACCGCGTTGGGGAGATTTTTCGGTGAGCACCGCGGGCTTACCAACTGGACAGTGACCTTGCTTACGGTAGCGCTGCCGGTGTATGCCGCGGCGGCACTCAACTGGGGCTTGGCCGGTCTGCGGTTGGCGCGCGCCTGGCGCAACGCACGACGCGCCTTTCGTCGAGACGGCGAGCGCCTCAACCAAAAGCGCAAAGCGCTTGCAGCGTTCGCCGAACAACGAGACTGCCGCATCGCTGCCCTCGAACACCAGCGGCGGGAATGGGCGAGCGTTTACCTGCGCGAATACCAACTCGGCCAGCGCATCGGCGCGCGCCGGCAACCGCTCTGGCAAGTGGCCATCAAGATCAGCGCCGTCGCGGCGGGCATTCTGGCCATCTGGCTATGGCTCGACCCCGTGCCGTTACCTTCGCCAATCGCCAAAGGCTTTCTGGCGATGCTGGCGACGGCGGCGCTCGGCGGCGGCTATGCCTACTGCGTTCTGCAAGCGTGGGAGCGCCCAGCGCCGGAACAGGTCTACCAGCACCGCGCCGTCATCTGGCGGGAAGATGAGCGATGGGCCGAAGAAGCGATAACGCCCGGCGTTGCTCAATCTATCGAGCAAGCCAATGCCGCCGCGCCGCGCGAAGCCCAAGTGGGCGCGGCATACGGCAACGGCAATCATCCGTCAGCGAGGAGGTATTGAGGATGTTTAGCAACTTGAACCATAAGCTGAGCATTTGCGTGATGATCGTCTTTGCTTTGACCTTTGGCGCGTGCCATCGAGAGCGCTGCGAGCCGCTTTGTCTGGTCTGCGTCATCGATCTGACGCGCCGCATCGAAGCGGAATCGCAACGTGAGGCGTTCGATGCCATCCAAGCCGCGCTCAAAAAACTGCGGCGCGGCGATACCGTCGCCATCATTCCCATCACCGGCGATGCCCTGACCGATGCACAAGGGCGCGTCATCCGCTTACAGCTCAACGACCGCCGCGAGGCTTATGACGAAGACCTCCGCCGTTTCGCCGAAGAAGTTGCCGACCGCTTGCAGCATCTCCGCGACGAAGTGGCGAACAACCCTTATAACCGCAGCGACGTTCTGGGAGCCGTGCGCCTGGCCGGCGAAGAGATGGCAAATACCAAGCCTGCCGCCTGCCGCGCGCTGGTGCTGTTGAGCGACTTTCTGCAAGACGACGCGCAGTACAACTTCAGACGCGACGCGCGGCTCGCCAATGACGAGACGGCGGCAAAGTTCGCCGATTCGGTGGCGCGCAATCAACCGCAGGTTTGGCAACAGAGCACAGTCTTTCTGGGATTCCTTCGCAGCGTTGACTTGAAGGGCCTGCCGCAAACCCGGCGCGCCGCTTTGCAAGTCTTCTGGCGCGAGTTCTTCACCCGTCAAGGCGCGGTTGCGGTGCGTTCGGCAACCGATGGCGCGGGGCAGGTGGCGGCGTTCGTGCAACAGCAACGAGAGCAAAGCGAGCCAGCGAAAGCTGGAGAGCAAACAAAACGATAAGGCATCTCGCTGCCAAGCTATTTCGCAGTTGCGGCGGACTGTATTCCGAACCCTTGAGGAGACGGCATGGCCACGCTTTACATCACTGAACAACACGCGACGCTGCGCAAGGAGCAGAATCGCCTGGTCGTCGAGCGCGACGGCAACGCGCTGATGGAGATTCACGATTTCAAAGTCGAGCGCGTCGTCGTCTTCGGCAATGCGCAGCTTTCGACGCAGGCGATGGCTTACTTGCTCGAACGCGGCATTGATACGGCGTTCCTGAGCACGCATGGGCGCTTGAAAGGCCGGCTGGCGCCGATTGAATCGAAGAACGTGCCGCTCCGAATCGCCCAGTACGAACGCTCGCGCGACCTGTCATTCGCGCTCAATGTGGCGCGGGCGATGGTCGCAGGAAAGATCGGCAACTGCGCCGAAGTCCTCACCCGCCACAACCGGAATCATGCCGAGAGCCGCCTGCAAAACGAAATTGATCAGCTCACCGTGTCAAGCCAGAGGGCCAGGCGCGGGCGCGGGCTTGAAACCCTGCGCGGCATCGAAGGCACGGCCGCCGCCATCTACTTTCCAGGCTTCGCCCGCTGTCTGCGCCGCAACTTCAACTTTCAAAAACGCACGCGGCGACCGCCTGCCGACCCGGTGAATTCGCTGCTCAGTTTCGCTTACAGCCTGCTTTATAACGAAGCCATCAGCGCCTGTGCCGCCACCGGCTTTGACTGTTACATCGGCTTCTTTCACGCGATTCACTACGGGCGCTGTTCGCTGGCGCTTGATCTGATGGAGGAGTTTCGCCCGCTTATCGCCGACCGTCTGGCGCTCAATCTGGTGAATCTCGACATCATCAAAGCTGATGACTTTCACAAAGAAGATGGCAAAGGCTTTTACTTGAACGACGAGGCGCGCAAACGCTTCCTGCGCGAGTACGAGCGTATGGCAACCAGCGAATTCGCGCACAAGCAAACCAACGAGCGAACCAGCTTGCGGCGCGCGCTCTACGGACAAGCGCTGGTTTTGCAGAAGGCCATTCTGCACGGCAGCGATTACCACCCCTTCGACGGCTGGCGCTAGCCGGCGGTGCGTCGCGCCGCCGCAGCGAGGAGGCGACACGGAGACACGGAGACGCGGGGACACGGGGAGGGGGCGACGCAGCGACAGATATGCTTGCTAAAGTGATCTTCCATCCCCGCGCCCTCGCGTCGCGACTGGAGGGCATCTTGATGGATCGAAGGTCAAGCCAAGCGCAGCGGGCGACACTCATCGTCGTCGCTTACGACGTGCGCGACCGGCGGCGATTGCGCCGCGTGGCCAAGATGATGGAGCAATATGGTAGCCGCGTGCAGTTCAGCGTCTTCGAGTGCCGGCTCGATAAAGAACGAATGGCGCGCCTGTTTGCCGACATCAAGCGCGCCATCAACCGCCGGCAGGACAAAGTAACC encodes the following:
- the cas2 gene encoding CRISPR-associated endonuclease Cas2, with product MDRRSSQAQRATLIVVAYDVRDRRRLRRVAKMMEQYGSRVQFSVFECRLDKERMARLFADIKRAINRRQDKVTVITLCQSCVHRSERFAEQGFTADMDVYVC
- the cas1 gene encoding CRISPR-associated endonuclease Cas1, which encodes MATLYITEQHATLRKEQNRLVVERDGNALMEIHDFKVERVVVFGNAQLSTQAMAYLLERGIDTAFLSTHGRLKGRLAPIESKNVPLRIAQYERSRDLSFALNVARAMVAGKIGNCAEVLTRHNRNHAESRLQNEIDQLTVSSQRARRGRGLETLRGIEGTAAAIYFPGFARCLRRNFNFQKRTRRPPADPVNSLLSFAYSLLYNEAISACAATGFDCYIGFFHAIHYGRCSLALDLMEEFRPLIADRLALNLVNLDIIKADDFHKEDGKGFYLNDEARKRFLREYERMATSEFAHKQTNERTSLRRALYGQALVLQKAILHGSDYHPFDGWR